The bacterium nucleotide sequence GTGTGGTGGATCCGGGCGATGATCCAGAGCTACATCCTCAAGAGCTGGAGTCTGGTGAAGATCGGCACCACGCAGGCCCAGCGCAAGCTCTTTTACAAACTCTCTCAGACGAAGCGGGCTCTGGCGCGCCTGATGTCCGGCGGCGGGCAGGAAACCCTCGACGACGCCGGACGCGGCATCGTGGCCAAGGCCCTTCATGTGAGCGACCGCGACGTGGAGGAGATGGACGCCCGCATGAGCGGTCGCGACGCCTCCCTGGACGCGCCGTTGCGCGAAGACGGCCAGACGACGGCGCTGGATCTCCTGGCCGCGGCCGACAACCAGGAAGACGACGTCGCGCGCGCCGAAGAGGAGTCCAAGGTGCGGGACGACGTCCGGTCGGCGATGACGACCCTGAACGACAAAGAGCGTTACATCGTCGAAAAACGCCTGATGACCGACGAGCCGATGACGCTCCAAGAGATCGGCGACCACTACAAGATTTCCCGCGAACGCGCCCGGCAGCTCGAGGAGCGCGCCAAGAAGAAGATCCGCGCGGTCCTGACCGCGTCGGGGTTCTCTTCCGAGGTTTCCGGGGAACTTCGTTGAAACGATACGCCGTCATCGGGCTCGCCCTTCTCGCGGCGTCCGGCTGCGCCAAGAAGCCCTTTCTCTCATCGGCTTCCAGCGGCGAAACCGCCTACGCTGAATGCCAGAAACTTTCCGACGACAAGGAATACGAGCGCGCCAACGAGTGCTACGAGGTCCTCAAGAGCCGGTTCGGGGGCAGCGCCGCGTCGGCGGACGCCGATCTGGCCATCGCCGACAATTACTTCCGCAAGGGCGAGTTCCTGCTCGCCTCGGAATCCTACATCGCGTTCACAAAGCTTCATCCCGCGCACGACAAGATCGGCTACGCCTATTACAAGATCGGGCTCTGCTACCTGAAGGAGAAC carries:
- the rpoH gene encoding RNA polymerase sigma factor RpoH is translated as MSRLPVPQGSLSSYLTEINRFPLLSPEEEFRLAVRYREDGDVEAAHRLVTSNLRFVVKVAYEYRSYGMRMSDLIQEGNIGLMTAVKKFDPHKGYRLISYAVWWIRAMIQSYILKSWSLVKIGTTQAQRKLFYKLSQTKRALARLMSGGGQETLDDAGRGIVAKALHVSDRDVEEMDARMSGRDASLDAPLREDGQTTALDLLAAADNQEDDVARAEEESKVRDDVRSAMTTLNDKERYIVEKRLMTDEPMTLQEIGDHYKISRERARQLEERAKKKIRAVLTASGFSSEVSGELR